In Corylus avellana chromosome ca2, CavTom2PMs-1.0, the following proteins share a genomic window:
- the LOC132171118 gene encoding ribosomal RNA small subunit methyltransferase: MAGGKMKKEKPKGGGAAARAPYQGGISFHKSKGQHILKNPLLVDSIVQKAGIKSTDVVLEIGPGTGNLTKKLLEAGKTVVAVEVDPRMVLELQRRFQGTPFSSRLKVIQGDVLKTDLPYFDICVANIPYQISSPLTFKLLNHQPAFRCAIIMFQREFAMRLVAQPGDKLYCRLTVNTQLLARVFHLIKVGKNNFRPPPKVDSSVVRIEPRKPRIEVEQKEWDGFLRICFNRKNKTLGSIFRQKSVISLLEKNYKTLQALNLVQGSLESKAAEIDFSRLGDSNEDETMEMDDDGEDDEMDVEDSDAGGETSEFKAKVLTVLKEGDFEEKRSSKLTLQEFLYLLSLFNKAGIHFS, encoded by the exons ATGGCCGGAGGCAAAATGAAGAAGGAGAAGCCAAAAGGAGGCGGCGCGGCAGCACGCGCGCCGTATCAGGGAGGGATATCGTTCCACAAGTCGAAAGGGCAGCACATCCTCAAAAACCCATTGCTGGTCGACTCCATCGTCCAGAAAGCCGGGATCAAGAGCACTGACGTGGTGCTCGAGATCGGTCCCGGTACCGGAAATCTCACCAAGAAGCTTCTCGAGGCCGGAAAGACGGTCGTTGCCGTCGAAGTCGACCCTCGCATGGTGCTCGAGCTGCAGCGGCGATTCCAGGGCACCCCTTTCTCCAGTCGCCTCAAG GTTATACAAGGAGATGTGCTCAAGACTGACCTCCCCTATTTTGATATCTGTGTGGCAAACATACCTTATCAAATCTCCTCTCCTCTCACGTTCAAGTTATTGAATCACCAACCTGCATTCAGATGCGCGATCATAATGTTCCAGAGGGAATTCGCTATGAGACTGGTCGCTCAGCCCGGTGACAAGCTATACTGTCGTCTTACTGTGAACACCCAACTCCTGGCTCGAGTCTTTCACCTTATTAAAGTTGGAAAAAACAATTTCCGGCCTCCACCTAAGGTTGATTCCTCTGTAGTCAGAATTGAGCCTAGGAAGCCACGTATTGAAGTGGAGCAAAAGGAGTGGGATGGGTTTCTGAGAATTTGTTTTAATAGGAAGAACAAAACCCTTGGTTCGATTTTTAGGCAGAAGTCTGTCATCTCCTTGCTGGAGAAGAACTACAAGACGTTGCAGGCGCTAAATCTTGTACAAGGTTCATTGGAAAGTAAAGCTGCTGAAATAGACTTTTCGAGGCTAGGGGATTCTAATGAGGATGAAACCATGGAGATGGATGACGATGGAGAGGATGATGAAATGGATGTGGAAGATAGTGATGCAGGGGGGGAAACATCAGAGTTCAAAGCTAAGGTTTTGACTGTGTTGAAGGAGGGAGATTTTGAAGAGAAGAGGTCATCCAAGCTCACATTACAGGAATTCTTGTACCTGCTCTCTTTGTTCAACAAGGCTGGCATACATTTTTCTTGA
- the LOC132169157 gene encoding histidine kinase CKI1 produces the protein MVVLATLWGFVPFTESCHIQQPILAALAVLLITTSLLIPCWHAMINRVERHMNLNTLDFHSKLVSEIDEKAKFLHPINSSATNLARVLASSLNGSADHQLSFSEIETMVAPVLFQALSTVTYLSQVSYIGLEGLFFSYYTERSQTFALYSNSSFSFDPSDPNARKKHISYIQSVNNETGKLYGKAIESPPMSMINTSWFQAVLNSTTYGYASVETGWNNAGDLLFLNSARINGGGVISLGFPVEALTAIFSGTDRDQDGGSLYLATKDGKVLIDQGLQNTHMVLDSNVVSIQLMKPNGDQISGVGNVSCNLIDGNPRASVLNIQEKEYTLYCLPLDIVGVQSVYVLGFPQNGLVRLVHKNKKLALLLLILMIATMVVSIINFVLIIIRAAKREMHLCAALIKQMEATQQAERKSMNKSLAFASASHDVRGSLAVLTGLIELCFDKAPPASELHSNFRLMDTCAKDLLGILNSILDMSKIEAGKMQLEEEEFDLAQLLEDVVDLYHPVGIKKGVDVVLDPYDGSIIKFSQVKGDRGKLKQILCNLLSNAVKFTSEGHVTVRGWVRKPSLQNSIIASKKNCLPCLFYKNSQAYNDLEAMNAAQQDPNAIDFVFEVDDTGKGIPKEKQKSVFENYVQVKETALGQGGTGLGLGIVQSLVRLMHGDIGIVDKEIGEKGTCFRFNVLLNICENISSDAAKAEAHDIEEGCPYQMTISTPNPALCIRTPSPKLATHCPSPKLKASHVVLFIENNERRRTSQRFMEKLGIKVSVVKEWENLLSILRKIKYKHSTAKSELSSPNEYLSRSPSSNSVSVEMDMPLSTMDGSDSILSVFKRTTPRCTSSFILIVIDACAGPFPELCKTMAEFRKGLQNTCCRVVWLKKPTMCSISFKCVEDDMMDPNDVIMSKPFPGSCLYEVVRLLPEFGGTLQGNMGRQKRESMPEAAKMPRDLPSSSGTRPYAENSQIVEIQDHSGSSTETPGKKVFSAIQNLSHVSPLPPKEPEIQGCGNPSNEKFLSGKKILVAEDNSVLRKVAVSILVGLGATVECSENGQEALLLVCNGLSDQRKHGSSNNLPYDYILMDCEMPVMDGCEATKKIREMEKDYGVHIPIIALTGHDASSAEAKRTIEAGMDAHLVKPLKGEHLLEAIRCIDNKGQHV, from the exons ATGGTCGTGTTGGCAACCCTTTGGGGTTTTGTTCCATTTACCGAAAGTTGCCATATTCAACAGCCTATTTTGGCG GCATTAGCAGTACTGCTGATAACTACTAGTTTATTGATCCCATGTTGGCATGCTATGATCAATCGTGTAGAGCGCCACATGAATTTGAACACACTTGATTTTCACTCCAAATTGGTGTCTGAAATTGACGAAAAAGCAAAGTTTTTACATCCAATAAATTCATCTGCAACAAATTTAGCAAGAGTCTTAGCTTCTTCTCTCAATGGATCAGCAGATCATCAACTCTCATTCTCCGAGATTGAGACTATG GTGGCTCCTGTGTTGTTTCAAGCATTGTCTACAGTTACATACTTATCTCAAGTTTCGTATATTGGGTTAGAAGGCCTATTTTTCTCCTACTACACTGAAAGGAGTCAAACTTTTGCCTTGTACTCAAACTCTTCATTCTCTTTTGATCCGAGTGATCCAAATGCAAGAAAGAAGCACATCTCCTACATTCAATCTGTGAACAATGAGACAGGAAAATTATATGGAAAAGCTATTGAATCCCCTCCCATGAGCATGATTAATACAAGCTGGTTTCAAGCTGTCTTGAATAGTACTACATATGGCTATGCCTCAGTGGAAACTGGATGGAACAATGCTGGAGATCTTCTTTTCCTTAACTCAGCTAGAATCAATGGAGGAGGAGTTATCTCTCTAGGGTTTCCGGTCGAAGCATTGACAGCCATTTTTTCAGGCACGGATCGTGATCAAGATGGGGGGAGCTTGTATTTGGCTACCAAAGATGGGAAAGTGCTAATAGATCAAGGGCTCCAAAATACTCATATGGTTCTTGACAGCAATGTGGTTTCTATCCAGTTGATGAAACCAAATGGGGATCAAATAAGTGGTGTTGGAAATGTTTCCTGTAACCTGATAGATGGCAATCCAAGAGCTTCTGTTTTGAATATTCAGGAGAAAGAATACACGCTTTATTGTTTGCCACTTGACATAGTGGGAGTGCAATCG gTATATGTATTGGGTTTCCCTCAAAATGGATTAGTCAGACTTGTCCACAAGAACAAGAAATTGGCATTGTTGCTCCTTATACTAATGATCGCTACAATGGTTGTTTCCATCATAAACTTTGTGCTTATAATCATTAGAGCTGCAAAACGAGAAATGCACTTGTGTGCTGCGCTCATAAAACAGATGGAAGCAACTCAACAGGCAGAGAGGAAAAGTATGAATAAGAGTCTTGCCTTTGCAAGTGCCAGCCACGATGTTCGAGGTTCACTAGCTGTTCTTACTGGTTTGATAGAGCTCTGCTTTGATAAAGCTCCCCCTGCTTCAGAATTGCATTCAAATTTTAGACTAATGGATACTTGTGCTAAGGACCTACTAG GTATATTGAATTCTATTCTTGATATGAGCAAAATCGAAGCGGGCAAGATGCAGCTTGAGGAAGAGGAATTTGATTTGGCCCAACTTCTGGAGGATGTGGTTGACTTATATCATCCTGTTGGTATCAAAAAGGGAGTAGATGTAGTGTTGGATCCATATGATGGTTCCATAATCAAATTTTCACAAGTGAAAGGTGACAGGGGAAAACTTAAGCAGATATTATGTAACTTACTAAGCAATGCTGTTAAATTTACTTCTGAGGGGCATGTAACAGTTAGAGGTTGGGTTAGGAAACCCAGTCTGCAGAATTCAATAATTGCTTCTAAGAAAAACTGTTTACCATGCTTGTTTTACAAGAACAGTCAAGCATATAATGACCTGGAAGCCATGAATGCAGCCCAACAAGATCCAAATGCTATAGATTTTGTATTTGAGGTGGATGACACAGGTAAAGGAATTccaaaagagaagcaaaaatcAGTCTTTGAAAACTATGTTCAAGTCAAAGAAACAGCTCTTGGACAAGGAGGCACTGGCTTGGGGCTTGGCATTGTTCAGTCTCTG GTACGTTTGATGCATGGAGATATAGGAATTGTAGACAAAGAAATTGGCGAGAAGGGCACTTGCTTTAGATTCAATGTTTTACTCAATATATGTGAAAACATCTCTTCTGATGCTGCAAAAGCAGAGGCCCATGATATTGAAGAAGGTTGCCCTTATCAGATGACTATCAGCACTCCCAATCCTGCTTTGTGTATACGCACTCCAAGTCCCAAGTTGGCAACTCATTGCCCCAGCCCTAAGCTGAAGGCATCCCATGTTGTTCTCTTTATTGAGAATAATGAGAGAAGGAGGACTTCACAAAGATTCATGGAGAAATTAGGCATAAAAGTATCAGTTGTCAAGGAATGGGAAAATCTTCTTTCTATTCTCAGGAAGATAAAATATAAGCACTCTACAGCAAAGTCAGAATTGAGTTCTCCAAATGAGTACTTAAGCAGGTCTCCTTCAAGCAACTCTGTCAGTGTAGAAATGGATATGCCTTTGAGTACAATGGATGGATCAGATTCCATACTATCAGTCTTCAAAAGGACTACACCCAGATGCACATCAAGCTTCATACTGATTGTGATTGATGCCTGTGCTGGACCGTTCCCAGAATTGTGCAAGACTATGGCTGAGTTCAGAAAAGGCCTTCAAAATACTTGTTGCAGGGTTGTGTGGTTGAAGAAACCAACAATGTGTAGCATCAGTTTCAAATGTGTTGAAGATGACATGATGGATCCTAATGATGTTATCATGTCTAAACCATTTCCTGGTTCCTGTTTGTATGAAGTTGTAAGGCTTCTTCCTGAGTTTGGAGGCACATTGCAGGGAAACATGGGCAGACAGAAGAGAGAAAGTATGCCAGAAGCTGCAAAAATGCCTAGAGATCTTCCCAGTTCATCAGGAACTCGGCCTTATGCAGAGAATTCTCAAATAGTCGAAATACAAGACCATAGTGGCAGCAGTACTGAGACTCCAGGGAAGAAAGTCTTTTCAGCCATTCAAAATCTATCTCATGTCAG TCCTCTTCCACCAAAAGAGCCAGAAATACAAGGGTGTGGTAACCCGAGCAATGAGAAGTTCTTGAGTGGGAAGAAGATCCTGGTTGCAGAGGACAATTCAGTGCTGCGCAAGGTGGCTGTCTCCATTCTTGTAGGACTTGGTGCAACTGTTGAATGCTCTGAAAATGGGCAGGAAGCTTTACTGCTAGTCTGCAATGGTCTAAGTGATCAAAGGAAACATGGATCCTCTAATAATCTTCCATACGATTATATACTAATGGACTGTGAG ATGCCTGTAATGGATGGGTGTGAGGCAACAAAGAAAATAAGGGAAATGGAGAAGGATTATGGTGTTCATATTCCAATCATTGCATTAACTGGCCATGATGCATCCAGTGCAGAAGCAAAGAGGACAATTGAGGCAGGAATGGATGCTCATTTGGTTAAACCGCTGAAAGGGGAACATCTGTTGGAAGCCATAAGATGCATAGATAATAAAGGACAACATGTTTAA
- the LOC132170674 gene encoding pentatricopeptide repeat-containing protein At3g62470, mitochondrial-like, protein MLEFRYRVFCRVTKENLLSANCRVISVRLPVLPIVNLPGKVLDFGYRGFASVTGGGIDSDAENESGDDDNGDGDCTEGVGAKSNVDPNEVSRVCKVIDELFALDRNMETVLDECGIDLSHDLVVDVLQRFKHARKPAFRFFCWVGQKPGFAHDSRTYNVMMNVLGKTRQFETMVSMLEEMGEKGLLTIETFMIAIKAFAAAKERKKAVGTFELMKKYKFKVGADTINCLLDTLGRAKLGKEAQTLFEKLKGRFTHNLQTYTVLLNGWCRVKNLMEAGRVWNEMIEKGFKPDIVAHNIMLEGLLRCKKRSDAIKLFEVMKDKGPSADARSYTILIRDLCKQTKMGEAVEYFNEMIESGCQPDAVVYTCLITGFGNQKNMDMVFGLLKEMKEKSCPPDGRTYNALIKLMTNRRMPDDAVRIYKKMIESGIEPSIHTYNMIMKSYFQTRNYEMGHAVWDEMTQKGCCPDDNSYTVFIRGLISQGRSGDACKYLEEMIEKGMKAPQLDYNRFAADFSRAGKPDILEDLARKMKFAGKFEESNVFARWADMMKQRVKRRDPIKASEQYT, encoded by the coding sequence ATGCTAGAGTTTAGGTACAGGGTGTTTTGTCGTGTCACAAAAGAAAATCTGCTGAGTGCAAACTGTAGGGTCATCAGTGTTAGACTTCCAGTGTTGCCCATTGTGAATTTACCAGGAAAAGTGTTAGATTTTGGTTATAGGGGGTTTGCTAGTGTGACAGGCGGTGGCATAGATTCTGATGCCGAAAATGAGAGTGGGGATGATGATAATGGTGATGGTGATTGTACCGAAGGAGTTGGGGCTAAGTCGAATGTGGACCCGAATGAGGTCAGTAGGGTATGCAAAGTGATCGATGAATTGTTTGCACTGGATAGGAACATGGAGACGGTTCTAGATGAATGTGGGATTGATTTGTCTCATGATTTGGTTGTGGATGTGTTGCAACGGTTCAAACATGCTCGAAAACCGGCATTTCGGTTTTTCTGTTGGGTGGGACAGAAGCCGGGGTTTGCCCATGATTCAAGGACGTATAATGTGATGATGAATGTATTAGGGAAGACGAGGCAGTTTGAGACCATGGTGTCAATGCTTGAAGAGATGGGTGAGAAAGGGCTTTTGACAATTGAGACTTTTATGATTGCAATTAAAGCTTTTGCCGCTGCAAAGGAAAGGAAGAAAGCTGTTGGAACTTTTGAGCTGATGAAGAAGTATAAATTTAAAGTCGGTGCCGATACAATTAATTGCTTGCTTGATACTCTTGGGAGGGCAAAGCTTGGTAAAGAAGCGCAGACACTTTTTGAGAAGTTGAAAGGTAGGTTTACACATAATTTGCAAACTTATACAGTACTGCTTAATGGTTGGTGCAGAGTAAAGAATTTGATGGAAGCAGGCAGGGTGTGGAATGAGATGATTGAAAAGGGATTTAAGCCTGATATAGTTGCACACAATATTATGCTTGAAGGGTTGTTGAGGTGTAAGAAGAGGTCTGACGCCATCAAGTTGTTTGAAGTCATGAAGGACAAGGGTCCATCCGCCGATGCTAGGAGCTATACCATTTTGATTCGGGATTTATGCAAGCAAACAAAGATGGGAGAAGCGGTTGaatattttaatgaaatgaTTGAATCTGGATGCCAGCCAGATGCTGTGGTTTACACATGTTTGATCACGGGATTTGGGAACCAGAAGAATATGGACATGGTATTTGGATTGCTGAAGGAGATGAAAGAAAAGAGTTGCCCTCCTGATGGACGCACATACAATGCGTTGATTAAATTGATGACGAATCGACGAATGCCAGATGATGCGGTGAGGATATATAAGAAGATGATTGAGAGTGGCATTGAGCCATCAATCCACACTTATAACATGATAATGAAATCCTACTTTCAAACAAGAAACTACGAAATGGGTCATGCAGTTTGGGATGAGATGACCCAGAAGGGGTGCTGCCCAGACGATAATTCCTATACGGTGTTCATTAGAGGGCTCATAAGTCAGGGAAGATCGGGAGACGCTTGTAAATATTTGGAGGAAATGATAGAGAAAGGAATGAAAGCACCTCAGCTTGATTACAACAGGTTTGCAGCTGATTTCTCAAGAGCTGGGAAACCAGACATACTCGAGGACTTGGCTCGGAAGATGAAGTTTGCTGGTAAGTTTGAAGAATCCAATGTCTTTGCCAGGTGGGCTGACATGATGAAGCAAAGGGTTAAGAGAAGAGATCCTATTAAAGCTAGTGAGCAGTACACTTGA